A genomic segment from Gracilinanus agilis isolate LMUSP501 chromosome 1, AgileGrace, whole genome shotgun sequence encodes:
- the PLA2G1B gene encoding phospholipase A2, which yields MNLILLAVLLAVGATVSDASPRSVLQFRNMIKCVIPESDPLKDYNNYGCYCGLGGYGTPVDEFDQCCQVHDNCYSQAKKLSSCKFLLDNPYTKHYSYSCSGNEITCSSKNNECKAFICNCDRTAANCFSKAKYNPENKNLDTKKYCKTD from the exons TGGGCGCCACGGTCAGTGATGCCAGCCCCCGATCCGTGCTGCAGTTCCGAAACATGATCAAGTGTGTCATCCCTGAAAGTGACCCCCTGAAGGACTACAACAATTATGGCTGCTACTGTGGCCTGGGAGGGTACGGCACCCCCGTGGACGAATTCGACCA GTGCTGTCAGGTACACGATAACTGCTATTCTCAAGCCAAGAAGCTATCTAGTTGCAAGTTCCTCCTGGACAACCCCTACACCAAGCATTACTCCTACAGCTGTTCTGGCAATGAGATTACCTGCAGCA GCAAAAACAACGAGTGCAAAGCCTTCATCTGCAACTGTGATCGCACTGCTGCCAACTGCTTTTCCAAGGCCAAGTACAACCCAGAGAACAAGAACCTGGACACCAAGAAATACTGCAAGACCGACTAG